Proteins encoded in a region of the uncultured Fusobacterium sp. genome:
- a CDS encoding DUF3798 domain-containing protein translates to MKKIILFCLMLVMSIFSFAANPDYHIGVVSGTVSQSEDSLRGAEELIKMYGSTDKGGMVTHVTYPDNFMQEMETTISQMVALADDPKMKAIIVIEAVPGTVEAFRRIREARPDILLVANSPHEDPEIITEVSDLVANPDNVARGYLIVKAAKNMGADKFMHISFPRHLSYELLSRRRNIMAEAAKDLGMEFIDVSAPDPVSDVGVAGAQQYILEQVPNWLNKYGKNIAFFATNDAHTEPLLKRVAEDGGYFVEADLPSPTMGYPGALGIKFTEDEKGNWPKILKKVEDTVVAKGAAGRMGTWAYSYNFASAIALGDHVRNVIENGTEITDFDAIIESYNKFTPGAEWNGSNYADVNGVEKENFYLLYQDTYVLGKGYLHMTDEEVPAKYFEIK, encoded by the coding sequence ATGAAAAAGATTATTTTGTTTTGTTTAATGTTAGTTATGTCTATTTTCAGTTTTGCTGCTAATCCTGATTATCATATTGGGGTAGTTAGTGGAACTGTATCTCAATCAGAAGACAGTCTTCGTGGTGCTGAGGAACTAATAAAAATGTATGGATCTACAGATAAAGGTGGAATGGTTACTCATGTAACATATCCAGATAACTTTATGCAAGAGATGGAAACTACTATATCACAAATGGTAGCTTTAGCAGATGATCCTAAGATGAAAGCAATCATAGTTATTGAAGCAGTACCAGGAACAGTAGAAGCTTTTAGAAGAATAAGAGAAGCTAGACCTGATATACTACTTGTTGCTAACTCACCACATGAAGATCCTGAAATTATTACTGAGGTATCTGATTTAGTAGCTAATCCAGATAACGTAGCAAGAGGATATTTAATAGTTAAAGCAGCTAAAAATATGGGAGCAGATAAATTTATGCATATTTCTTTCCCAAGACACTTAAGCTATGAATTATTATCAAGAAGAAGAAATATCATGGCAGAAGCTGCTAAAGATTTAGGAATGGAATTTATAGATGTTTCAGCTCCAGACCCAGTAAGTGATGTTGGAGTAGCAGGAGCTCAACAATATATATTAGAACAAGTACCTAACTGGTTAAATAAATATGGAAAAAATATAGCTTTCTTTGCAACAAACGATGCTCATACAGAGCCTTTATTAAAAAGAGTTGCTGAAGATGGTGGATACTTTGTAGAAGCTGACTTACCATCTCCTACAATGGGATATCCAGGAGCTTTAGGAATTAAATTTACTGAAGATGAAAAAGGAAATTGGCCAAAAATATTAAAGAAAGTTGAAGATACAGTTGTAGCTAAGGGAGCAGCAGGAAGAATGGGAACTTGGGCTTACTCATATAACTTTGCTTCAGCTATAGCATTAGGAGATCATGTAAGAAACGTTATAGAAAATGGTACTGAAATAACTGACTTTGATGCTATAATAGAATCTTATAATAAATTTACTCCAGGAGCTGAATGGAACGGAAGTAACTATGCTGATGTAAATGGAGTAGAAAAAGAAAATTTCTATCTATTATACCAAGATACTTATGTTTTAGGAAAGGGTTACTTACACATGACTGATGAAGAAGTACCTGCTAAATATTTTGAAATAAAATAA
- a CDS encoding NADH-dependent [FeFe] hydrogenase, group A6, whose translation MKMIRLKIDGKLVVAPEGTTILNAALKAGIYIPHLCYMEMKEVGYKNDCASCRICVVQIKGMNRLIPSCSTPIKEGMEVITNSPEVMHKRRVVLELMLSDHPKDCLICGKNGNCELQKLAIAFGIREMRFAGKEAKHDKQYSISITRDITKCIMCRRCETMCGEIQSCGILTGVDRGFNVIVNTAFNKNLLETNCTLCGQCVAVCPVGALYETDNTFKLVEDLMNPKKKVIVQVAPAVRVAIGELFGMAPGIDMTKKLTTALKRLGFDGVFDTNFAADVTIMEEATELKERILANLKGEKSVKLPLFTSCCPAWVRFVELNYPEFRDNLSTTKSPQQIFGALAKEFWAKEKEIDKKDLVCVSIMPCTAKKYEASRDEFVRDGVADVDYSITTRELGRLLKQYNIDLLDMPEGEFDLPLGESTGAADIFGRTGGVLEAAARTLYEWVSNGKLENLDFVPLRGFEEVRSAEIQVEGLNLKVAVVHGLGAARKLLEEIKNGKVYFDAVEVMACKGGCVGGGGQPYHHGNFDIVKKRAEGLQEIDYHKELRESHENPCVIDLYENYLGKANGELAHKLLHTFYIDRKNTK comes from the coding sequence GCTATATGGAGATGAAGGAAGTTGGATATAAAAATGATTGTGCATCTTGTAGAATATGTGTTGTTCAAATAAAAGGAATGAATAGATTAATTCCTTCTTGTAGTACTCCAATTAAAGAAGGAATGGAAGTAATAACAAACTCACCAGAAGTTATGCATAAAAGAAGAGTAGTTTTAGAATTAATGCTATCTGATCATCCAAAAGATTGCTTAATTTGTGGAAAAAATGGAAATTGTGAGTTACAAAAACTTGCTATTGCTTTTGGAATAAGAGAGATGAGATTTGCAGGAAAAGAAGCAAAACATGATAAACAATACTCTATTTCAATAACAAGAGATATTACAAAATGTATCATGTGTAGAAGATGTGAAACAATGTGTGGAGAAATCCAAAGTTGTGGAATTTTAACTGGTGTAGATAGAGGTTTTAACGTAATAGTTAATACAGCTTTTAATAAAAACTTACTAGAAACTAACTGTACTTTGTGTGGTCAGTGTGTAGCAGTATGTCCAGTAGGGGCTTTGTATGAAACTGATAATACCTTTAAATTAGTAGAAGATTTAATGAATCCAAAGAAAAAAGTTATTGTTCAAGTAGCACCAGCTGTAAGAGTTGCTATTGGCGAGTTATTTGGTATGGCTCCAGGTATAGATATGACTAAAAAACTTACAACAGCATTAAAGAGATTAGGTTTTGATGGAGTATTTGATACAAACTTTGCTGCTGATGTGACTATTATGGAAGAAGCAACTGAATTAAAAGAAAGAATTTTAGCAAATTTAAAAGGAGAAAAAAGTGTTAAATTACCATTATTTACTTCATGTTGTCCTGCATGGGTAAGATTTGTGGAACTAAATTATCCAGAGTTTAGGGATAATTTATCTACAACAAAATCTCCACAACAAATTTTTGGAGCACTAGCAAAAGAATTTTGGGCAAAAGAAAAAGAGATAGATAAAAAAGATTTAGTATGTGTATCTATTATGCCATGTACTGCTAAAAAATATGAGGCTTCAAGAGATGAATTTGTAAGAGATGGAGTAGCAGATGTAGATTACTCCATTACTACAAGAGAGTTAGGAAGATTATTAAAACAATATAACATAGATTTATTAGATATGCCAGAAGGAGAATTTGATCTACCTTTAGGAGAATCTACAGGAGCTGCAGATATTTTTGGAAGAACAGGTGGAGTATTAGAAGCTGCTGCTAGAACTCTTTATGAATGGGTAAGTAATGGAAAATTAGAGAACTTAGATTTCGTTCCATTAAGAGGTTTTGAAGAGGTAAGAAGTGCAGAAATCCAAGTTGAAGGACTTAATTTAAAAGTTGCAGTAGTTCATGGATTAGGTGCTGCTAGAAAATTACTAGAAGAGATAAAAAATGGAAAAGTTTACTTTGATGCTGTGGAAGTAATGGCATGTAAAGGAGGATGTGTTGGTGGAGGAGGACAACCTTATCACCATGGAAACTTTGATATAGTAAAGAAAAGAGCAGAAGGATTACAAGAGATAGACTATCATAAAGAATTAAGAGAATCACATGAAAATCCTTGCGTTATAGATCTATATGAAAATTATTTAGGAAAAGCAAATGGAGAATTAGCACATAAATTATTACATACTTTTTATATAGATAGAAAAAATACTAAATAA